The following proteins are encoded in a genomic region of Nicotiana sylvestris chromosome 4, ASM39365v2, whole genome shotgun sequence:
- the LOC104228638 gene encoding uncharacterized protein, translating into MPSFVSTSKAIRRLVTYRNIFKRTGVDNSGWGLGNNVQVRCLSGIAGVPSLAPGCYDTGTKLIKPSSSSLGEVYRIGPLIQSRGFLGCGDGEEGSMLSKIHEERRVLGYSPEQLYAVVAAVDLYEDFLPWCQRSEILRRHPDGSFDAELEIGFKFLIESYVSHVELTKPKYIKTTATDTGLFDHLINIWEFNPGPIPGSCNLHFLVDFKFQSPLYRQVANMFFKEVVSRLVGSFHDRCRIIYGPGVPVHENTYQQRV; encoded by the exons ATGCCGTCGTTTGTTTCAACATCGAAGGCAATTAGGCGTTTAGTTACGTATCGGAACATATTTAAAAGGACGGGAGTTGATAATTCGGGTTGGGGATTAGGGAATAATGTTCAAGTTCGATGCTTGAGTGGCATTGCTGGTGTTCCTTCACTTGCTCCGGGTTGTTATGATACTGGTACCAAGCTCATTAAGCCTTCGTCATCATCGTTGGGAGAAGTTTATAGGATTGGGCCTTTAATTCAAAGCAGAGGATTTTTAGGCTGCGGTGATGGGGAAGAGGGGAGTATGTTATCCAAAATACACGAGGAGAGGCGTGTCTTGGG TTACTCTCCAGAGCAGTTATATGCTGTGGTTGCTGCTGTTGACTTGTATGAAGATTTCCTCCCCTGGTGTCAAAGGTCGGAGATTTTAAGACGCCATCCAGATGGATCTTTTGATGCTGAGCTAGAAATTGGCTTCAAATTTCTCATTGAGAGTTATGTGTCTCATGTGGAACTAACCAAACCAAAATATATCAAG ACAACTGCTACTGATACTGGCCTTTTTGATCATTTGATTAACATCTGGGAGTTCAACCCTGGACCAATTCCAGGATCTTGTAACCTTCACTTTTTGGTGGATTTTAAGTTTCAATCTCCGTTGTATCGACAG GTAGCAAACATGTTTTTTAAGGAGGTGGTCTCTAGACTAGTAGGTTCATTCCATGATCGTTGCCGTATAATATATGGACCAGGGGTTCCGGTTCATGAAAATACATATCAACAAAGGGTGTGA